The genomic stretch ttttaattaaaaattatgatttttattgtatttaattaaccaactagttcagaaaataatatcacaaatattctaaaatcaccacatacatcctatcttatcttatcataattcgttcaaaaattattcaaataatttgttgttttaaattctaaaaacacataAGCATCCTATTAACATACAATTATGAAATAtaacatgcatatatattaaatataacgtaccaaacagatatattaaatataatgtaCCAATCATTTGGTacgttatataaatttaatctggGTACGTATTAGTATTTTGgtacattataaaatattgcttTTGGTACATTATGCAATTCTTTATTTAGTACGTACCAAGTTATTAGTATGTTGTATTATCCTTATTTTGGTACGTACAAAACTTATGGTACGTTATGTATAAGttgtgtaacaaaaaaaaaaaaagataacttttcacattaaaacattgcactaaaaaatattttatcaactcttaataattaattattggaATAAGGactcattttaaataaaaataaaaatgtgaaaacTCTTAGTTCACGTTTCTACTATAAGTAGttgttaaaaaattcaaatttatttttagttgcCTGAAATTAGGCAGTCTAGTCTATatctcaattttaattataaatgtctcttgtttttttataatctatataaaatgttgagttggaaattggaaaaactatatttcatccaattaaTCTTGAACCCATATAATTGAATCCTTAAATTGAGGAAGTGATGAGATTccataaaaataacaataaattaataaatattattgagtacatttttttatacataaaaatggatttaaaagaatttataaaatacttaaatTAAGAATTACCTGGAATATaaagtttaattaaaagtaaaagcactttaatcaaaagttgaaaagtaacaaatGTTTAacttagaaaaatataaaatgaggcatctaattctaatttatccAATAACAAAGTTGTAACATTCACCTAATAAATATGGGAGAGGAAAATAgacataaaaagaaattaaaaactgTGCCATAATAAATATAGCTCTAACAATGGAAAATTTGCaatatagcaaaaaaaaagtttatttgGAAGATacaaacaaaatttggttttctATAAATTCCTTCtcgcttaaaaaaaaaaaaaaaaaaaaaaaaaaaaaaaacagagtctatatgaacataatttttaaccaatctaaGTTCAAATAATTGAGACCCTCCCGTATAATTATCAGCGGcaataattaattgaattaattaagaGTTTGTGCAGGCCTCTACGTTGGCCGTTTTGGATGGggaaattaattgaattaaatagaAGAAACACACTATTTCGtcatttttttgacaaatttatCAATTCAAAAGTTGACTCTGTGTGAAACCTCTTGCTACCCTTTTCTTCAACATATTATGTTGACATTGTTTCGACACTTGAAATTAAAACATCGAATTTTCCTAACAGCTCAATACACTTGTTTTTTAATGACAGTTTGAGTAACACACTGTTTCGtcatttttttgacaaatttattAATTCAAAAGTTGACTTTGCGTGAAACCTCTTGCTATCCTTTTCGTCAACATATTATGTCGACATTGTTTCGACACTTGAAATTAAAACATCGAATTTTCCTAACGGCTCAATACACTTGTTTTTTAATGACAGTTTGAGTCGGTCTCAAAAACCAAGTTGCCTTCGTAAACAAAACGTCCTCCtcattttttcttcattctcttACGATCACTCCTTTTCGTTGGAGAAAGATTCTCCTCTCATCTGTTTTGTGCTTTTAAATTTTCGACCACCTTTATAAAGTAGCGTTTCGAACCTGAATTTCTAGTCTACTTTTTCTTTCGAACCTGAATTTCTAGTCTACTTTTTCTTAGCGTTTCGTAGTAGGTAATTTTTTCTACGATGAGCAAACTTCAACAGCATAGttgttttgcattcttttgCCTCCTCTTCATACTCCCCACCTTAGTTTTCGGAGAGTGCAcctgtgaaaaagaagaaggggaTGGGGACCGGAACAAAACCGAAGCTCTAAAGTACAAAATTGGGGCGATTGCATCCATCCTAGTCGCTGGTGCACTCGGTGTTGGTATCCCAATTCTCGGGAAGACCATTCCGGCTTTACACCCCGATAGGAACATATTCTTCATCATCAAGGCCTTTGCAGCCGGGGTCATATTGGCTACTGGGTTCATCCACGTGCTCCCGGATGCTTTTGAGAGCTTGACGGACCCGGCTCTTAAGGAGAACCCATGGGGGAAATTTCCCTTCACTGGGTTTGTGGCCATGATGGCTGCTATTGGGACTTTGATGGTGGATTCTTTTGCCACTTCTTATTACAACAGGTCTCACTTCAAGAACAATATTGATGCAGACGAAGAGAAGGCCCAAGAGCATGAGGGTCACGTGCATGTTCATACTCATGCAACTCATGGCCATGCTCATGGCGCAATTGACACTTCACCCTCAACAGAACTTCTCAGGCACAGAGTGATTTCACAGgtgattttctttttgaatatattttttttttttgtgattagttagtggtgaatttttttttaattagttatttaattttgatttttgtggtAGGTTTTGGAGTTGGGGATTGTTGTGCATTCTGTGATTATAGGAATTTCGTTAGGTGCTTCTGAAAGTCCTAAAACAATAAAGCCTCTTGTAGCTGCATTGTCTTTCCATCAATTTTTTGAAGGCATGGGACTCGGTGGATGCATAACTCAGGTAATTTTTTTGCCTACAACTATTGATGTCAAAATGTTCGTACCCAAGTTGGTTAGAGCAAAAATAACACTGGATGTTGATcagatattatttttttaatgttctaTGTAGGCAAAATTCAAGAATCGAGCTGTTGCAATCATGTCATTGTTCTTCTCTCTTACAACTCCAGTTGGGATTGGCATCGGAATTGGAATATCAAATGTTTATGACGAAAGCAGCCCAACTGCACTCATCATGGAAGGCGTTTTTAATGCGGCATCAGCTGGTATCTTAATCTACATGTCCCTTGTTGATCTGCTAGCAGCTGATTTCATGAACCCAAAAATGCAGAGCAATGGAAGGCTTCAAGCTGGAGCTAACATATCTCTTCTTCTCGGAGCTGGTTGCATGTCTTTGCTGGCCAAATGGGCTTAAACTAGTTGGTCAATCAAGGATGTTGtccataattttttgtttgcttttccCTATGTTTTCTTGCTTCTTCTTTCCTGAAGTTTTTTGTTCTCAATCTCCAAATTTGCATCGAATTATTAATTCAAACAGTGGTTATTTCGTGTAAGAGAATTTCTTTGCAACTCAATGCAAGAATGGTTATTTGCTATACAGTCAACTTTTAATTTGAACCGTTAATCTAGTGGATCCCTCTACTATGGATATCTGCATCAATGTCAACACCCACCAGTTCTTTTCCAATTTCTACTTTGAAATTATGATAGGTGGAAAATGCAAAGCAAGTTTCTTTTACTATGGAAAAAATTGGTCCCCGTATTTTCCAAAGTAAAGGAAAAGTCAGCAGAAATCTTCAAGGAGCGATTGAAAATCTACGAAGGAAATTCCAACTagtaaaaaacagaaaaataaatgaaatattaTACATACTCGAAGAGGAAATGACATGCAGGATTGACCTTGAGATGGTCATTTTTGGCTGAACTCCTATTTCCACTTTCAAAACTCCAAACATACGATAGTAAGTGCTGACTCATAAAACTCCTTTGCTTTTGAGAATCTCAGTTTTTTAAGGGGGTCTAAAAGGTGCTTTTATTGGGAcatgtgtttgttttgttgaagGGTTTCTGAGAAGTGCTTTTGGATTGTCAGCTCTTGGGCTCCTAGCCTGCTTAGGGTCTCCAAGCAGCAAAACATAAGACGAAATAGCAGGGGGTGCATAGTTTAGTAGTGCTATATAAACAGATTTTAGATGAACCCAATGCGAGTTTTTCTATCTTTGCTTGCTGTCTCGTCATGATCGATGAGAATGGATAGGAGGCTCGTGAAATTGATGTGAGGGGAAGGAATGTCTATATGTTTTGGGAGCAAACTCCAGTCTATATAACTTTGATGGATCAAAGTTAGATCTGATCAATAAAACGCCCCAATAATGAAGTGTAAGAGTAACCACCATCCAACAGGACTCACAGTGTCACCCAATGCATTTGGAGACACTCTAGTTACCGCATACTCCAAGGAATGTTACCCAATAGCATAAGCTCTGTTATAATGGACAATTATTTTAAATAGATGCaatgaaaaaaaaccaaaaagcaaGAGTTGCATAATCATCAATGATTCACTCATATGATCGTGATATCACATTTGCTGTAGTGATGGCTTCACAACCTTAGATTTCTCACCATATAACTCAATACTAACATCCATTGCCAAGTGTGCATGGATGTCTTCTTCACTCATATGATCGTGATATCACATTTGCTGTAGTGATGACTTCACAACCTTAGATTTCTCACCCTATAACTCAATACTAACATCCATTGCCAAGTGTGCATGGATGTCTTCTACTGTAGGGGTTCCAATGAGAAATAGATACCATTCATCCTTCGCGTCTTGGTTGGATGAAATGGTTGAACTAATCTCGAGTTCCAGCTTCGATATGGTCCTCATGATCTATTGGGTACTGTGGGGAGCGAGAAATACGAAGTTATGGCAAGGAAAGTGTGACCACCCTGATGTTTGTGTCTTGAAAGCAATTCAATGGTGGCTCGAGTTCAACAAAAGTGGCACTTTAGTCCCATGCCGCCAAAAAGGCCAGATCACGGATTGTTGGCTCACTCCACCTGTCGGGCACCTCAAGATAAATACTAACGGCTCCTGGAGTGATGACAAAAAGAGGTCAGGATTTGGGGCTGTTATCAGAGACGACCAGGGCGTCTTCGTAGCTGCGAAATGTGGGATGCTGGAAGACGTTCTCTCTCCTATTCAAGCAGAGGCTATGGCCATCAGAGAGAGTATAATTTGGGAAGTGCAGAAGGGTATTCAAAAATTAGTTCTTGAGACCGATTCACTTCAGATTGTGGAGGCACTACGGGATTCTTCCCTCAATTTGTCATCAGCTGGCCAAATTGTGGAAGACATCAAGATGTTGCTCCTTTCAATCACTGAAGTTGTTGTGACCCATACTCGCCGCAAAGCAAACTCTATAGCCCACCGACTTGCACGGATTGGACTAACTTTGAGCCAACGTTGTGAATGGGATACCTCCCCACCGAGTGTTATTATTGATTTACTTGTAGAAAAATGTAGTCTTTGAGAACTATTATGTAACACTTGGTTATTACCATATGGATGAAATGAAGCAAACTATCGTATctctttgggaaaaaaaaaaaaaaaaaaaaaatccattgcCAAGCTCAAGGGGATTACTGTACTGGTTGGCTGGACTGAGTGAGCAACGTGGACAAGGTGA from Pyrus communis chromosome 7, drPyrComm1.1, whole genome shotgun sequence encodes the following:
- the LOC137740922 gene encoding zinc transporter 8-like, whose protein sequence is MSKLQQHSCFAFFCLLFILPTLVFGECTCEKEEGDGDRNKTEALKYKIGAIASILVAGALGVGIPILGKTIPALHPDRNIFFIIKAFAAGVILATGFIHVLPDAFESLTDPALKENPWGKFPFTGFVAMMAAIGTLMVDSFATSYYNRSHFKNNIDADEEKAQEHEGHVHVHTHATHGHAHGAIDTSPSTELLRHRVISQVLELGIVVHSVIIGISLGASESPKTIKPLVAALSFHQFFEGMGLGGCITQAKFKNRAVAIMSLFFSLTTPVGIGIGIGISNVYDESSPTALIMEGVFNAASAGILIYMSLVDLLAADFMNPKMQSNGRLQAGANISLLLGAGCMSLLAKWA